A portion of the Meriones unguiculatus strain TT.TT164.6M chromosome 14, Bangor_MerUng_6.1, whole genome shotgun sequence genome contains these proteins:
- the LOC110566026 gene encoding olfactory receptor 52R1 isoform X1: MVSSSNSSSHPLFFILLGIPGMENYQFWVSFPFCVMYVVAVTGNITILHIIRIDHTLHEPMYLFLALLAITDLVLSSSTQPKMLAILWFHDHEIEYHACLIQVFFIHAFSSVESGVLMAMALDRYVAICSPLRHSSILTTAVVIKLGAAVMVRGLLWVSPFCFMISRMPFCPNNVIPQSYCEHMAVLKLVCADTRVNRGYGLFVAFSVVGFDIIVISVSYVMILRAVLRLPSGEARLKAFGTCASHVCVILAFYIPALFTFLTHRFGHHVPRVVHIMFANVYLLVPPMLNPIIYGVRTKQIRDRVLDFFIE; encoded by the coding sequence ATGGTGTCTTCAAGTAACAGCTCTTCCCATCCTCTGTTCTTCATCTTGCTTGGAATCCCAGGGATGGAGAACTATCAGTTTTGGGTTTCCTTTCCATTCTGTGTCATGTATGTTGTGGCTGTGACTGGAAATATCACCATCCTACACATAATCCGAATTGACCACACCCTGCATGAGCCCATGTACCTCTTCCTGGCCTTACTGGCTATCACTGACCTGGTCCTGTCCTCTTCCACACAGCCTAAAATGCTGGCCATACTCTGGTTTCACGATCATGAGATTGAATACCACGCCTGCCTCATCCAGGTGTTCTTCATACATGCCTTTTCTTCTGTGGAGTCTGGGGTGCTCATGGCCATGGCCTTGGACCGCTACGTGGCTATCTGCTCTCCCCTCCGACATTCCAGCATCCTGACCACAGCTGTAGTCATCAAGCTGGGGGCAGCTGTCATGGTGAGAGGGCTGCTGTGGGTGAGCCCCTTCTGCTTCATGATCTCCAGGATGCCCTTCTGCCCCAACAATGTCATTCCCCAGTCCTACTGTGAGCACATGGCTGTGCTCAAGCTGGTGTGTGCGGATACCAGAGTCAACCGTGGATATGGGCTCTTCGTGGCATTTTCTGTGGTTGGCTTTGATATAATTGTCATCAGTGTATCTTATGTGATGATTCTGAGAGCCGTGCTGAGGTTGCCCTCGGGCGAAGCCCGCCTCAAAGCTTTTGGGACGTGTGCTTCCCATGTCTGTGTTATCTTGGCTTTCTATATCCCGGCCCTTTTCACCTTCCTTACTCACCGCTTTGGCCACCATGTGCCCCGAGTTGTGCACATCATGTTTGCTAATGTCTATCTGCTGGTTCCTCCCATGCTCAACCCCATCATATATGGAGTTAGAACCAAACAGATCAGGGACAGGGTT
- the LOC110566026 gene encoding olfactory receptor 52R1 isoform X2 encodes MVSSSNSSSHPLFFILLGIPGMENYQFWVSFPFCVMYVVAVTGNITILHIIRIDHTLHEPMYLFLALLAITDLVLSSSTQPKMLAILWFHDHEIEYHACLIQVFFIHAFSSVESGVLMAMALDRYVAICSPLRHSSILTTAVVIKLGAAVMVRGLLWVSPFCFMISRMPFCPNNVIPQSYCEHMAVLKLVCADTRVNRGYGLFVAFSVVGFDIIVISVSYVMILRAVLRLPSGEARLKAFGTCASHVCVILAFYIPALFTFLTHRFGHHVPRVVHIMFANVYLLVPPMLNPIIYGVRTKQIRDRVVRGFWKKDP; translated from the coding sequence ATGGTGTCTTCAAGTAACAGCTCTTCCCATCCTCTGTTCTTCATCTTGCTTGGAATCCCAGGGATGGAGAACTATCAGTTTTGGGTTTCCTTTCCATTCTGTGTCATGTATGTTGTGGCTGTGACTGGAAATATCACCATCCTACACATAATCCGAATTGACCACACCCTGCATGAGCCCATGTACCTCTTCCTGGCCTTACTGGCTATCACTGACCTGGTCCTGTCCTCTTCCACACAGCCTAAAATGCTGGCCATACTCTGGTTTCACGATCATGAGATTGAATACCACGCCTGCCTCATCCAGGTGTTCTTCATACATGCCTTTTCTTCTGTGGAGTCTGGGGTGCTCATGGCCATGGCCTTGGACCGCTACGTGGCTATCTGCTCTCCCCTCCGACATTCCAGCATCCTGACCACAGCTGTAGTCATCAAGCTGGGGGCAGCTGTCATGGTGAGAGGGCTGCTGTGGGTGAGCCCCTTCTGCTTCATGATCTCCAGGATGCCCTTCTGCCCCAACAATGTCATTCCCCAGTCCTACTGTGAGCACATGGCTGTGCTCAAGCTGGTGTGTGCGGATACCAGAGTCAACCGTGGATATGGGCTCTTCGTGGCATTTTCTGTGGTTGGCTTTGATATAATTGTCATCAGTGTATCTTATGTGATGATTCTGAGAGCCGTGCTGAGGTTGCCCTCGGGCGAAGCCCGCCTCAAAGCTTTTGGGACGTGTGCTTCCCATGTCTGTGTTATCTTGGCTTTCTATATCCCGGCCCTTTTCACCTTCCTTACTCACCGCTTTGGCCACCATGTGCCCCGAGTTGTGCACATCATGTTTGCTAATGTCTATCTGCTGGTTCCTCCCATGCTCAACCCCATCATATATGGAGTTAGAACCAAACAGATCAGGGACAGGGTTGTCCGAGGATTCTGGAAAAAAGACCCTTGA